One genomic segment of Flagellimonas marinaquae includes these proteins:
- a CDS encoding rhodanese-like domain-containing protein: MADLSQEEWAEQLQNDDNAFVLDVRTPEEFEEGYIPGATNIDIYLGQEFLDKVEELDKSKNFYVYCRSGNRSAQACAIMNSVGIENAYNLEGGFMEWDGDVAE, translated from the coding sequence ATGGCAGATTTATCACAAGAAGAATGGGCGGAGCAACTACAAAACGATGACAACGCCTTTGTTTTGGATGTACGAACCCCTGAAGAGTTCGAAGAGGGGTATATTCCGGGCGCGACCAATATCGATATATATCTTGGGCAGGAATTTTTGGACAAAGTGGAGGAATTGGACAAGTCCAAAAACTTTTACGTTTATTGCCGATCCGGTAACCGAAGTGCGCAAGCCTGTGCTATTATGAACAGTGTTGGAATTGAAAATGCATATAACCTGGAAGGTGGCTTTATGGAGTGGGATGGCGACGTAGCAGAGTAG
- a CDS encoding PspC domain-containing protein, whose product MSLFYNTLYYFQKRGFEVCRRIAERLGIRARVVRTSFIYLTFVTLGFGFALYLFIAFWLRIKDLIYTKRTSVFDL is encoded by the coding sequence ATGTCTTTGTTTTATAATACCCTTTACTACTTTCAAAAGCGAGGCTTCGAGGTCTGTAGGCGAATTGCGGAAAGACTTGGTATCCGTGCCCGAGTGGTGCGTACCAGTTTTATCTATCTAACATTTGTTACCTTGGGCTTTGGGTTCGCCCTTTATCTTTTTATTGCCTTTTGGTTAAGGATCAAAGACCTCATTTATACAAAAAGAACTTCTGTATTTGACCTTTAA
- a CDS encoding anthranilate synthase component I family protein gives MSYTLKTHYKKILADTITPVSVYLKIRDKFPNSILLESSDYHANDNSFSYICCNPIAFIKVEDETIVQSFPDGKKEVTKIASDTDITKVIHNFSKQFNTTQNGFKFIYNGLFGYMAYDAVRYFEDIQLNKKDGSVNIPDIYYAVYQNIIAINHFKNEAYLFAHCYQTESNVEEIEQLFNVRTFSSYNFNKEGDPKSNLKDEDYKEQVELAKKHCQRGDVFQLVLSRRFQQKFKGDEFNVYRALRSINPSPYLFYFDYGNFKIFGSSPEAQLIVKDGKAEIHPIAGTYKRTGNDEKDAELAKKLAQDEKENSEHVMLVDLARNDLSRNGNTVNVETYREVQYFSHVIHLVSKVTGLKKKDSTTMKVVADTFPAGTLSGAPKHMAMQLIEKYEKTSRSYYGGAIGFMDFEGNFNHAIMIRTFLSKNHELYYQAGAGLVAASNPDDELQETYNKLGALTKALEIAETI, from the coding sequence ATGAGTTACACGCTTAAAACCCATTACAAAAAAATCCTCGCGGACACCATTACCCCCGTGAGCGTTTACCTAAAGATCAGGGACAAATTCCCCAACAGCATACTTTTGGAAAGTAGTGACTACCATGCCAACGACAACAGTTTTTCGTACATCTGCTGTAACCCGATAGCATTCATCAAGGTAGAGGACGAAACCATTGTACAAAGCTTTCCCGATGGCAAAAAGGAGGTAACCAAAATTGCCTCCGACACCGACATCACTAAAGTAATCCACAACTTTAGCAAGCAATTTAATACCACGCAGAACGGGTTTAAATTTATCTACAATGGCCTCTTCGGTTATATGGCCTACGATGCCGTTCGTTACTTTGAGGATATCCAATTGAATAAAAAAGATGGCTCGGTAAATATCCCCGATATCTATTATGCCGTGTACCAGAACATAATCGCTATCAATCATTTTAAAAACGAAGCCTACCTTTTTGCCCACTGCTATCAGACCGAAAGCAATGTTGAAGAAATAGAACAACTCTTTAACGTACGTACTTTTTCATCGTATAATTTTAACAAGGAAGGCGACCCAAAATCCAATCTAAAGGATGAAGATTATAAAGAGCAGGTCGAATTGGCAAAAAAACATTGTCAACGTGGCGATGTGTTCCAACTGGTGCTCTCCCGAAGGTTCCAACAAAAATTTAAGGGAGATGAGTTCAATGTATATAGAGCACTAAGATCTATTAACCCCTCCCCCTACCTTTTTTATTTTGATTATGGCAACTTTAAAATATTCGGAAGCTCGCCAGAGGCCCAATTGATCGTAAAAGATGGCAAGGCAGAGATTCATCCCATTGCCGGAACCTATAAACGTACCGGAAACGATGAAAAAGATGCCGAACTGGCAAAAAAATTGGCCCAGGACGAAAAAGAAAACAGCGAACACGTAATGCTGGTAGATCTTGCCCGAAACGATTTGAGCCGTAACGGAAATACCGTAAACGTGGAAACCTATCGAGAAGTACAGTACTTCTCCCATGTCATTCATTTGGTATCCAAAGTAACTGGCCTTAAGAAAAAAGACAGTACAACCATGAAAGTGGTGGCCGATACTTTCCCGGCAGGAACGTTGAGCGGTGCTCCCAAACACATGGCCATGCAACTTATCGAGAAATATGAAAAAACAAGCCGTTCCTATTATGGAGGTGCCATAGGTTTTATGGATTTTGAAGGCAACTTTAACCACGCCATTATGATCCGCACATTTTTGAGCAAAAACCACGAATTGTATTACCAAGCGGGAGCAGGTCTGGTAGCAGCCTCCAATCCTGATGACGAACTCCAAGAGACCTATAATAAATTGGGTGCATTGACCAAAGCACTGGAAATCGCCGAAACAATCTAA
- a CDS encoding phosphoribosylanthranilate isomerase, translating to MKLKVCGMNHNPEAVATLQPDYLGFIFWEPSSRYFSGEMPDLPHSIKRTGVFVDAPLEEILEKVEKYQLDAVQLHGKEAPDYCQELKERILSIRAQSRNLEVIKVFSIKDDFDFGILKDYEDVCDYFLFDTKGKLPGGNGYTFDWSVLEKYPSQKPYFLSGGIGLDSLDKLKGFLKSPASTMCYAIDVNSKFELAPGQKNIEELKTFRASLESDMN from the coding sequence GTGAAACTAAAGGTCTGCGGCATGAACCATAATCCCGAAGCGGTAGCGACTTTGCAACCCGACTATCTGGGATTTATTTTCTGGGAACCCTCCTCCCGTTATTTTTCGGGAGAAATGCCAGACTTGCCACATTCCATCAAAAGAACAGGGGTATTTGTTGATGCGCCATTGGAGGAAATTCTGGAAAAAGTAGAAAAATATCAATTGGATGCGGTACAACTGCACGGAAAGGAAGCCCCAGATTACTGCCAGGAACTAAAAGAAAGAATTCTGTCAATTCGAGCGCAGTCGAGAAATTTAGAAGTCATCAAAGTATTTTCCATTAAAGATGATTTTGATTTTGGCATCCTTAAAGATTACGAAGACGTCTGTGACTATTTCCTTTTTGACACTAAAGGAAAATTGCCCGGGGGCAACGGTTACACCTTCGATTGGTCGGTCTTGGAAAAATACCCATCTCAAAAACCTTATTTTTTAAGCGGTGGCATAGGTCTGGATTCTTTAGATAAATTAAAAGGATTTTTAAAAAGTCCTGCATCTACCATGTGTTATGCCATCGATGTGAACAGTAAATTTGAGTTAGCCCCGGGACAAAAAAATATTGAAGAACTAAAAACTTTCAGAGCATCACTGGAAAGTGATATGAACTAA
- the trpD gene encoding anthranilate phosphoribosyltransferase produces the protein MKETLNKLINHEILPKEEAKQILVNIAKGDYNTSQIAAFLTVYMMRSITIEELEGFRDALLELCLAVDLSEYNPIDLCGTGGDGKDTFNISTLASFVTAGAGIHVTKHGNYGVSSKCGSSNVMEFLGIKFSNDADFLKRTIEEAGICVLHAPLFHPAMKNVAPIRRELAVKTFFNMLGPMVNPAFPKNQMVGVFNLELARMYGYLYQNTDKKFTVLNALDGYDEISLTGDTKTISNHSEGMLSPADFGVNKVSQKEIVGGEDVADSAQIFMDILQGKGTDAQNNVVCANAGVAIATVKGIAPKEGFEEAKESLLSGHGLVALKKLQELSKN, from the coding sequence ATGAAAGAGACCTTAAATAAACTTATCAATCACGAAATACTGCCCAAAGAGGAAGCCAAACAGATATTGGTAAATATTGCCAAAGGCGATTACAACACCTCCCAAATTGCGGCCTTCTTAACCGTTTACATGATGAGGAGCATCACCATAGAAGAACTCGAAGGATTCCGTGATGCACTTTTAGAGCTATGTTTGGCCGTAGATCTATCGGAATACAACCCCATCGACCTATGTGGAACGGGAGGCGATGGCAAGGACACCTTTAACATTTCCACCTTGGCTTCATTTGTTACCGCTGGAGCGGGAATCCATGTAACTAAACATGGTAATTATGGCGTTTCCTCTAAATGTGGGAGTAGTAACGTAATGGAATTTTTGGGAATCAAATTTAGCAATGATGCCGATTTTCTAAAGAGAACTATCGAAGAGGCAGGAATTTGTGTACTGCACGCCCCCTTGTTTCACCCAGCCATGAAAAATGTAGCCCCAATCCGCAGGGAACTTGCCGTGAAGACCTTTTTCAATATGTTGGGGCCCATGGTGAATCCTGCATTCCCAAAAAATCAGATGGTAGGAGTATTTAATTTGGAATTGGCCAGGATGTATGGGTATCTATATCAGAACACCGATAAAAAATTTACGGTCTTGAATGCCTTGGACGGTTATGATGAAATATCGTTGACCGGAGACACAAAAACCATTTCCAACCATTCCGAGGGTATGCTGAGTCCTGCAGATTTTGGGGTTAACAAAGTTTCTCAAAAAGAAATAGTTGGCGGTGAAGACGTTGCGGATTCCGCCCAAATATTCATGGATATTTTACAAGGCAAGGGCACAGATGCTCAGAACAATGTTGTTTGTGCCAATGCCGGCGTCGCCATAGCCACCGTAAAGGGCATTGCACCAAAAGAAGGTTTTGAAGAAGCCAAAGAATCCTTATTGAGCGGCCATGGATTGGTTGCCTTAAAAAAATTACAAGAATTGAGTAAAAACTAA
- a CDS encoding MarR family winged helix-turn-helix transcriptional regulator, which translates to MNVEETIKTSKKIPLEPRTLIHLQLVHNKINESMNAALKPFEVSLQQFNVLRILRGQKGKPANLSTLNERMVTKMSNTTRLVDKLLAKGFVHRSVCPSNRRKIEILITDSGLDTLEKIDISLGKAHKTIFENFTKKDLEHLNDLLDKF; encoded by the coding sequence ATGAATGTTGAGGAAACCATAAAAACATCAAAAAAAATTCCTTTGGAACCAAGGACGTTGATTCATTTGCAATTGGTACACAACAAAATCAATGAATCTATGAACGCCGCTTTAAAACCATTTGAGGTCTCCCTTCAACAATTTAATGTATTGCGCATTTTAAGAGGTCAGAAAGGCAAGCCGGCCAACCTATCTACTTTGAACGAACGCATGGTAACCAAAATGAGCAATACCACACGTTTGGTGGACAAACTTTTAGCCAAAGGGTTTGTACATAGGAGCGTATGTCCGTCCAACCGGCGAAAGATAGAGATATTAATTACGGATTCCGGACTTGATACTTTGGAAAAAATCGATATCTCCCTCGGAAAAGCACACAAAACAATCTTTGAAAACTTTACCAAAAAAGACCTGGAACATTTAAACGATCTATTGGATAAATTTTAG
- a CDS encoding YceI family protein gives MKKTILSLALITLFGASAIANPIKKETKKVNTSESSVVWKGYKVGGSHTGTIDLKSGVLEFDGEKLVGGEFVVDMGTINATDLEGDYKNKLDGHLKSDDFFGTANHPTAKLVFTKVKSTGKNSYDVTGDLTIKGNTEPVSFVVSVYGDKATATLKVDRTKYDVKYGSGIIGTAKDKLIYDEFDLVVDLQM, from the coding sequence ATGAAAAAGACAATTTTAAGTTTAGCATTGATTACCCTTTTTGGAGCTTCGGCCATCGCCAACCCCATTAAAAAAGAAACCAAAAAAGTAAATACTTCCGAAAGTAGCGTAGTTTGGAAAGGCTACAAAGTAGGTGGATCGCACACAGGAACCATCGATCTAAAATCCGGGGTATTGGAATTTGACGGAGAAAAATTGGTAGGTGGAGAATTTGTAGTGGACATGGGCACCATAAACGCCACTGACCTAGAAGGTGATTATAAAAACAAATTGGACGGTCACTTAAAGTCCGACGACTTTTTTGGAACTGCCAATCACCCAACGGCCAAATTGGTTTTCACCAAAGTAAAATCTACTGGAAAAAACTCTTATGATGTAACCGGAGACCTTACCATAAAAGGCAATACAGAACCTGTATCTTTTGTAGTCTCTGTGTATGGCGATAAAGCTACTGCTACATTGAAAGTTGACAGGACAAAATACGACGTAAAATACGGTTCTGGCATTATTGGCACTGCCAAGGACAAATTGATCTACGACGAATTTGATTTGGTAGTTGACCTACAGATGTAA
- a CDS encoding NAD(P)H-dependent oxidoreductase: MNTVIEHRTWRYATKKFDAAKKVSDKDLETLLEATRLSASSYGLQPYHIFVITDSKLKEQLKPVSWGQTQITDASHIFVFANATDFGDELVDDYLENVSKTRDIPAEGLKGYSDFMKSKLIGLPKEIKNHWTARQAYIAFGNLMQAAAELKIDTCPIEGFESDKYNEILGLSEKNLNAAVVLAVGYRSEKDETQHLAKVRKSNKELFTHI, from the coding sequence ATGAACACCGTTATTGAACATAGAACATGGCGCTACGCCACTAAAAAATTTGATGCTGCAAAAAAAGTATCGGACAAGGATTTGGAAACCCTTTTGGAAGCGACTCGTTTGAGCGCTTCCTCCTACGGTTTGCAACCCTATCACATTTTTGTGATCACCGATTCCAAACTAAAAGAACAACTAAAACCTGTTTCCTGGGGCCAAACACAGATTACCGATGCCTCGCACATATTCGTCTTTGCGAATGCTACGGATTTTGGCGATGAGTTGGTGGACGACTATTTGGAAAACGTTAGCAAAACAAGAGATATTCCTGCCGAAGGCTTAAAGGGGTATTCCGATTTTATGAAATCGAAACTGATCGGTTTACCGAAAGAAATAAAAAACCATTGGACCGCCAGACAAGCTTATATCGCTTTTGGCAATTTGATGCAGGCCGCGGCCGAATTAAAAATAGACACTTGCCCCATCGAAGGTTTTGAATCCGACAAGTACAATGAAATCCTCGGCCTTTCGGAAAAAAACTTGAATGCAGCCGTTGTTCTAGCAGTGGGCTACCGTTCAGAAAAAGACGAAACCCAGCACTTGGCCAAAGTTAGAAAATCGAACAAAGAATTATTTACACATATATAA
- a CDS encoding TlpA family protein disulfide reductase yields MKRLLFLGSMLVVLWGCAEKKDQNNEDVESTENEMVELEAEKNKEVKFPVYDFAAFEPLLNKDDGKTYVVNFWATWCQPCIEEMPHFEKVNLERSDNNVEVILVNLDMPNMWKTRLEPFVEKKKIQSRVVILDDPKQNDWIPKVSQDWGGGIPATLIYNKDKRAFYERGFTYEELNEELNKFIN; encoded by the coding sequence ATGAAGAGGTTATTGTTTTTAGGTTCCATGCTTGTTGTTTTATGGGGATGTGCGGAAAAGAAAGATCAAAATAATGAGGATGTTGAATCCACTGAGAACGAAATGGTTGAATTGGAAGCTGAAAAAAACAAGGAGGTCAAGTTTCCTGTATACGACTTTGCAGCTTTTGAACCTTTGCTCAATAAAGATGATGGTAAAACGTACGTTGTAAACTTTTGGGCAACCTGGTGTCAGCCCTGCATCGAAGAAATGCCCCATTTCGAAAAAGTAAACTTAGAACGTTCGGACAACAATGTGGAGGTAATTTTGGTAAATCTGGACATGCCAAATATGTGGAAGACCAGATTGGAGCCCTTCGTGGAAAAAAAGAAGATACAATCCCGGGTTGTTATCTTGGACGACCCTAAACAGAACGACTGGATACCAAAAGTTTCCCAGGATTGGGGCGGGGGAATTCCGGCAACCTTAATATATAATAAGGATAAGCGAGCATTTTACGAACGCGGTTTTACTTACGAAGAACTGAACGAGGAATTGAACAAATTTATAAATTAA
- the trpC gene encoding indole-3-glycerol phosphate synthase TrpC has protein sequence MNILDKIVADKRKEVDLKKSLITISQLETSILMERTSISLAEALRQSNSGIIAEHKRRSPSKSVINQGLSIQDVAKGYADAGACGMSVLTDGKYFGGSLDDLILARAATNIPILRKEFIIDEYQIVEAKAYGADIILLIAAILSREEIKTLSELAKKLGLDVLLEVHNEVELEKSLMPSLDMLGVNNRNLKTFEVSLETSKTLSANIPDDFVKVSESGISSVEAIRELKEFDFQGFLIGENFMKTDNPGVSASGFIKKLEA, from the coding sequence ATGAACATACTAGACAAAATAGTAGCCGACAAGCGTAAAGAAGTCGATTTAAAAAAATCATTGATTACCATATCCCAATTGGAAACTTCGATATTGATGGAACGAACCTCTATTTCGTTGGCTGAAGCATTACGCCAAAGCAATTCCGGCATTATTGCGGAACATAAACGTCGTTCCCCTTCAAAATCGGTCATTAACCAAGGACTAAGTATACAGGATGTCGCCAAGGGCTATGCCGATGCTGGTGCCTGCGGTATGTCTGTGCTCACCGATGGCAAATATTTTGGCGGCTCCTTGGATGACTTGATCCTTGCTCGAGCAGCTACGAACATTCCAATTTTACGAAAAGAATTCATCATAGATGAATACCAGATTGTGGAAGCCAAAGCCTATGGTGCCGATATAATATTATTAATTGCCGCCATTTTGTCCAGGGAAGAGATAAAAACCTTATCGGAATTGGCCAAAAAACTTGGATTGGATGTACTATTGGAGGTCCATAATGAAGTAGAGCTGGAAAAATCCCTAATGCCCAGTTTGGATATGCTGGGAGTGAACAACCGAAATCTAAAAACTTTCGAGGTGAGCTTGGAAACCAGTAAGACACTATCCGCCAATATTCCGGATGACTTTGTAAAGGTATCGGAAAGTGGAATCAGTTCCGTGGAGGCCATCAGAGAATTAAAAGAATTTGATTTTCAAGGCTTTTTGATCGGCGAAAATTTTATGAAAACGGACAATCCGGGAGTAAGTGCTTCCGGATTCATTAAAAAATTAGAAGCGTGA
- a CDS encoding anthranilate synthase component II produces MGRNILMIDNYDSFTYNLVHYLEDLDCEVTVKRNDQLTLEEVEPFDHIVLSPGPGIPEEAGLLKEIIKTYAPTKHIFGVCLGLQAIGEVFGGHLINLDQVYHGVDTTITVTKDDPIYNNMPKTLQVGRYHSWVVDPNVPDDLEITAVDENGQIMSLRHKKYDVTAVQFHPESVLTPQGKKMLKNWLESK; encoded by the coding sequence ATGGGAAGAAATATTTTAATGATAGACAACTACGATAGTTTCACCTACAACTTGGTACACTATCTGGAAGATTTGGATTGTGAGGTCACCGTAAAACGGAACGACCAACTCACTTTGGAGGAAGTGGAGCCATTTGACCATATTGTTCTCTCCCCTGGACCAGGAATACCGGAGGAGGCGGGACTCTTAAAAGAAATCATCAAAACGTACGCACCCACCAAGCACATTTTTGGAGTGTGTCTGGGGCTACAGGCCATTGGTGAAGTGTTCGGGGGCCACTTGATCAATTTAGACCAGGTATATCACGGAGTGGACACTACCATAACTGTGACCAAGGACGACCCCATATACAATAATATGCCGAAAACGCTTCAGGTAGGCCGATACCATTCTTGGGTGGTGGACCCAAATGTACCAGATGATCTGGAAATCACCGCAGTGGACGAAAATGGGCAGATAATGTCCCTACGGCATAAAAAATATGACGTGACCGCGGTACAGTTTCATCCCGAATCGGTGCTGACACCCCAAGGCAAAAAAATGTTGAAAAATTGGCTGGAAAGCAAATAA
- a CDS encoding potassium channel family protein, whose product MIRLLRSKILVALTLMVVVLVFGVIGYKMLSDFTWIEAIYMTIITVTTVGFSEVRPLDANAKIFTVFLIVTSVFIFGFAISVVSEYILGRNSLELLKKKRVKKQIDSLSGHVVICGFGRNGMQAAEKLTAYRKPFVVIERDREIIERHEEDILFVEGDANEDEVLLEAGIDRAQYLITAVPDDSANLFIVLSARQLNSDLFIISRASQITSVKKLEFGGANKVIMPDKIGGDHMASLVVMPNLITFLDQLSIEGEHTTNLEEVSIEDFTDQMECNSLRDLDLRRKTGCTIIGYVDPQGKYVINPEADMVLQPKSKVIVLGRPEQIRKLNQMFQIG is encoded by the coding sequence ATGATTAGACTGCTCCGCTCCAAAATACTTGTAGCCCTCACCTTAATGGTGGTGGTGCTTGTTTTTGGGGTGATAGGGTATAAAATGCTGTCCGATTTTACGTGGATAGAGGCCATTTATATGACGATTATTACCGTGACCACGGTAGGTTTTTCGGAAGTAAGGCCTTTGGATGCCAATGCTAAGATTTTTACCGTATTTTTAATTGTAACCAGTGTTTTTATATTTGGATTTGCCATTTCAGTGGTGTCCGAATATATTTTGGGAAGAAATTCGTTGGAACTACTAAAAAAGAAGAGAGTGAAAAAGCAAATAGATAGTCTTTCCGGTCATGTTGTGATCTGTGGATTTGGTAGGAATGGTATGCAGGCCGCAGAAAAATTGACCGCTTATAGAAAACCATTTGTGGTGATCGAAAGGGATAGGGAGATCATAGAACGGCATGAAGAAGATATTTTGTTTGTGGAAGGCGATGCCAATGAGGACGAAGTTTTGCTCGAAGCCGGAATAGATCGTGCCCAATATCTTATAACCGCCGTGCCGGATGATTCGGCAAACCTGTTCATTGTGCTTTCGGCCAGGCAATTAAACTCAGATTTATTCATAATAAGTAGGGCGTCACAGATAACTTCGGTTAAAAAATTGGAGTTTGGTGGAGCAAATAAAGTAATAATGCCCGACAAAATCGGAGGGGATCACATGGCCTCCTTGGTGGTAATGCCCAACTTGATCACTTTTTTAGATCAACTATCCATTGAGGGCGAGCATACCACAAATTTAGAAGAAGTCAGTATAGAGGATTTTACCGACCAAATGGAATGTAACTCCTTGCGCGATCTTGATCTTCGCAGAAAAACAGGATGTACCATAATCGGGTACGTGGACCCACAAGGAAAGTACGTTATAAACCCGGAAGCCGATATGGTTTTGCAGCCCAAGAGCAAGGTAATTGTTTTGGGCAGACCTGAACAGATAAGGAAATTAAATCAAATGTTTCAGATCGGATAG
- a CDS encoding thioredoxin family protein, translating into MKNLRILRWALPLLLFVAAFAVGFKAATEHNLDNGYQIGDMATDFSLKNVNGQMVSLSDYENAKGFLVIFTCNTCPYAQAYEDRIIALDAKYKTQGVPVVAIMPNDPNVKPGDSFAKMKERAEEKGFTFPYLLDEGQKVYPAYGATRTPHVFLLEKKLSGNEVVYIGAIDDNYQDATQVEERFVENAIDAMLSGKEINPKTTKAIGCGIK; encoded by the coding sequence ATGAAAAATTTAAGGATTTTACGTTGGGCTCTGCCCTTGCTGTTGTTTGTCGCAGCTTTTGCAGTTGGGTTTAAAGCGGCAACGGAACATAATTTGGATAATGGGTATCAAATTGGCGACATGGCCACCGATTTTTCCCTTAAAAATGTAAACGGGCAAATGGTGTCCTTGTCCGACTATGAAAATGCCAAAGGCTTTTTGGTGATATTTACCTGTAATACCTGCCCTTATGCTCAAGCTTATGAAGATAGGATTATTGCGTTGGATGCCAAATACAAAACACAAGGCGTTCCGGTAGTGGCCATTATGCCCAATGATCCAAATGTCAAGCCAGGGGATAGCTTTGCAAAAATGAAAGAGCGTGCTGAGGAAAAAGGATTTACGTTTCCTTATTTATTGGATGAAGGGCAAAAAGTTTATCCAGCCTACGGAGCAACAAGAACACCTCATGTTTTTCTGCTGGAGAAAAAACTTTCGGGGAATGAGGTCGTGTATATCGGAGCCATAGACGATAATTATCAAGATGCGACCCAGGTAGAAGAACGATTTGTGGAAAATGCAATCGACGCCATGCTTTCCGGCAAAGAAATAAATCCGAAAACAACCAAGGCCATTGGGTGCGGAATAAAGTAA
- a CDS encoding DUF2851 family protein, which produces MREDLLYFIWKHNKLSAKPLYTGNNETVSIKSTGFQNMLAGPDFFNAQVEIDGQLWAGNVEMHSKSSDWYVHHHETNENYNNVILHVVWEDDIAVFRKDGSRIPTLEVKRYVPTELLGRYRNLIENSRPTFVNCEKDLKDVDAFILENWLQRLFIERLENKSKLILQLLETSKNDWEAVLFMVLAKSFGSKVNGTYFLDRAKQLDFSVVRKTTNEPLQLEALLFGHFGLLHADDCTDSYYRELNKEYGYLKQKFDLEDTFTKPEFYGLRPLNFPTIRVSQLTSLYSGNHNLFSNLINFTTLEDIYQTLEVSTGRYWEEHYTFGKPSNKRDKKLSRNFIDLIIINALVPLKFCYSKYVGRQWDEELIGLMSHVAAEKNSVIQNFGKIGSKATNAMETQAQLELYNNYCTKNKCMQCAIGAQLLNRNL; this is translated from the coding sequence ATGCGAGAAGACCTACTGTATTTTATTTGGAAGCATAACAAGCTTTCGGCAAAACCATTGTATACCGGTAACAACGAAACGGTTTCGATCAAGTCCACAGGGTTCCAGAATATGTTGGCAGGGCCCGATTTTTTCAATGCTCAAGTGGAAATTGACGGACAGTTGTGGGCCGGTAATGTGGAGATGCACTCCAAATCATCGGATTGGTACGTGCACCATCACGAAACAAATGAAAATTACAACAATGTCATCCTTCATGTAGTATGGGAGGATGACATTGCTGTTTTTAGAAAGGACGGTTCCAGAATCCCAACGTTAGAAGTAAAGCGGTATGTGCCCACCGAGCTATTGGGCCGATATCGGAACTTGATCGAGAATTCCCGTCCCACCTTTGTTAATTGTGAAAAGGACCTTAAGGATGTAGATGCCTTTATTCTGGAAAATTGGCTGCAACGATTGTTTATTGAACGACTGGAGAATAAGTCCAAATTGATCTTGCAGTTGTTGGAAACATCCAAAAACGATTGGGAGGCTGTTCTTTTTATGGTATTGGCCAAAAGTTTTGGCTCCAAGGTAAATGGAACATATTTCCTGGATCGGGCAAAGCAATTGGATTTTTCTGTCGTTCGAAAAACCACCAATGAACCATTGCAGTTGGAAGCTTTGCTTTTTGGCCATTTTGGACTTTTACATGCGGATGATTGCACGGATTCGTACTATAGAGAACTCAACAAAGAGTATGGGTATCTTAAGCAAAAATTTGATTTGGAAGATACGTTTACAAAGCCGGAGTTTTATGGATTACGACCATTAAATTTTCCCACAATACGTGTTTCGCAGTTGACCAGTTTGTACAGTGGGAACCATAACCTTTTTTCAAACCTGATAAATTTCACAACCCTAGAGGATATTTATCAAACTTTGGAGGTTTCTACAGGACGGTATTGGGAAGAGCACTACACCTTTGGAAAACCATCCAACAAAAGAGATAAAAAGCTATCTAGGAATTTCATAGATTTGATCATCATAAATGCATTGGTGCCGCTTAAATTTTGCTATTCAAAATATGTGGGAAGACAATGGGACGAGGAGCTGATCGGATTGATGTCCCATGTAGCTGCCGAGAAAAATTCCGTTATTCAAAACTTTGGCAAAATTGGGTCAAAGGCGACCAATGCTATGGAAACGCAAGCACAATTGGAGCTGTACAATAATTATTGTACCAAAAATAAATGTATGCAATGCGCCATTGGCGCACAATTATTGAATAGAAATCTCTAA